In Ectothiorhodospira sp. BSL-9, a single window of DNA contains:
- the glnK gene encoding P-II family nitrogen regulator, with amino-acid sequence MKLVTAIIKPFKLDDVREALSEIGVQGITVTEVKGFGRQKGHTELYRGAEYVVDFLPKVKMEVAVDDGLVDQVIEAVSKSANTGKIGDGKIFVFPLEQAIRIRTGETGTDAL; translated from the coding sequence ATGAAACTGGTCACAGCAATCATCAAGCCCTTCAAGCTGGACGACGTGCGTGAAGCCCTGTCGGAGATCGGCGTGCAGGGCATCACCGTCACGGAGGTCAAGGGCTTCGGGCGGCAGAAGGGTCACACCGAACTCTACCGGGGGGCCGAGTACGTGGTGGATTTCCTGCCCAAGGTGAAAATGGAAGTCGCCGTGGATGATGGCCTGGTGGATCAGGTCATCGAGGCGGTGAGCAAATCCGCCAACACCGGCAAGATCGGCGACGGCAAGATCTTCGTCTTCCCGCTGGAACAGGCCATTCGCATCCGCACCGGCGAGACCGGTACAGACGCACTCTAA
- the trpC gene encoding indole-3-glycerol phosphate synthase TrpC produces the protein MSDAPDILKKILARKREEVAERRRHTPLDDLIRFTDAAPAVRPFLQALRDRIQAGDPAVIAEVKKASPSKGVLREDFDPAAIARSYEQGGAACLSVLTDHDFFQGHEAYLQEARAACALPVLRKDFIIDPYQVYEARVMGADCVLLIVSALGDVNLKDLLLLIHELGMNALVEVHDAEELERALTLDATLIGINNRSLRTFETRLETTLDLVERVPADRLLVTESGIHTRADVERMRSAGVHAFLIGEAFMKVPDPGHELATVMGFART, from the coding sequence GTGAGCGACGCACCGGATATCCTGAAGAAGATCCTCGCCCGCAAGCGCGAGGAAGTGGCTGAACGCCGCCGACACACCCCACTGGACGACCTGATCCGCTTCACCGACGCGGCCCCGGCCGTGCGTCCCTTCCTGCAGGCCCTCCGGGATCGCATTCAGGCGGGTGATCCGGCGGTGATTGCCGAGGTGAAGAAGGCCAGCCCCAGCAAGGGGGTGTTGCGGGAGGATTTCGACCCAGCGGCCATTGCCCGAAGTTATGAGCAGGGCGGGGCGGCGTGCCTGTCGGTGCTGACCGATCATGATTTCTTCCAGGGTCATGAGGCCTACCTGCAGGAGGCCCGCGCTGCCTGCGCTCTCCCCGTGCTGCGCAAGGACTTCATCATCGACCCCTATCAGGTCTACGAGGCCCGGGTGATGGGCGCCGATTGCGTGCTGCTGATCGTCTCGGCCCTGGGGGATGTGAACCTCAAGGACCTGTTGCTGCTCATCCACGAGTTGGGCATGAATGCCCTGGTGGAGGTGCACGACGCCGAGGAACTGGAACGGGCCCTCACCCTGGATGCCACTCTGATCGGCATCAACAATCGCAGCCTCAGAACCTTCGAAACCCGTCTGGAAACCACCCTGGACCTGGTGGAGCGCGTGCCTGCGGACCGCCTGCTGGTCACCGAGAGTGGCATTCACACCCGTGCGGACGTGGAGCGGATGCGTTCAGCGGGCGTGCATGCCTTCCTGATCGGCGAGGCCTTCATGAAGGTGCCGGACCCGGGGCATGAGCTGGCTACTGTGATGGGCTTCGCCCGGACCTGA
- a CDS encoding TorF family putative porin has translation MSKALTKTALTAAVTTALLAGAAVTSTASAEVSANIGFTSNYIFRGVTESDDGAAVQGGIDYEHEGGFYVGTWISSLGETSVDSVQCAAGPGQVAASQAAGECEVSTSADRGGYEMDLYFGVAGEVGTSGVGFDIGYIYYAYPAAESAADANFGEIYGGLDYMGFYGLVNFVTNADDSDLESSIAYEVGYGFDLMDGYSLGGTVGYVDWDDSDWEDYTWWSLHVSKATDFGDFTLAYTQNDTDEDDDPRFNVSYVMSF, from the coding sequence ATGAGCAAGGCCCTGACCAAAACCGCCCTGACCGCCGCCGTCACCACCGCCCTGCTGGCTGGCGCCGCAGTGACCTCCACGGCATCGGCCGAGGTGAGCGCGAATATCGGGTTTACCAGTAACTACATCTTCCGGGGTGTCACGGAGTCTGACGATGGTGCCGCCGTTCAGGGTGGTATCGACTATGAGCATGAGGGTGGATTCTACGTAGGAACCTGGATTTCCAGTCTTGGTGAAACGAGCGTGGATTCGGTCCAATGCGCTGCCGGACCTGGCCAGGTTGCGGCATCTCAGGCAGCCGGAGAGTGTGAAGTTTCAACCAGCGCCGATCGCGGCGGCTATGAAATGGATCTCTACTTCGGCGTGGCTGGCGAGGTTGGTACGTCCGGGGTGGGCTTTGATATTGGTTATATCTACTACGCCTATCCTGCCGCAGAGAGTGCCGCCGACGCCAACTTCGGCGAGATCTACGGCGGCCTGGACTACATGGGCTTCTACGGCCTGGTGAACTTCGTCACCAATGCGGACGATAGCGACCTGGAAAGCTCCATCGCCTACGAGGTGGGTTACGGCTTCGACCTGATGGACGGCTACTCCCTGGGCGGCACCGTGGGCTACGTGGACTGGGATGATAGTGACTGGGAAGACTATACCTGGTGGTCCCTGCACGTCAGCAAGGCCACTGATTTCGGCGACTTCACGCTGGCCTACACCCAGAACGATACCGACGAGGACGACGATCCGCGCTTCAACGTCTCCTACGTCATGTCCTTCTAA
- a CDS encoding ammonium transporter — MENQVIEVAYALDTFYFLVSGALVMWMAAGFTMLEAGLVRSKSTVEILTKNIALYSIACIMYMIIGYNIMYGGGINALIPSFWPVLSTMDNTAEEVIASGGDIYYSNMADFFFQVVFVATAMSIVSGAVAERMKLWAFLAFCVVLTGFIYPIQGFWSWGEGFLDQLGYLDYAGSGIVHMTGAVAALAGVLLLGARKGKYGPKGQVNALPGANMPLATLGIFILWMGWFGFNGGSELKVSDVESANAVARVFTNTNLSAAGGVVAALIASRLLFGKTDLTMGLNGALAGLVAITAEPLMPHPALAVLIGFIGGVLVVFSIVLLDKVRIDDPAGAISAHGTAGIWGVFAVLLSNPDATFVAQLVGVLSIFAFVFTASLLFWLILKYTIGIRVSEEDEMRGVDIAECGLEAYPEFTAGRK, encoded by the coding sequence GTGGAAAACCAAGTCATAGAAGTCGCATATGCGCTAGACACATTCTATTTCCTCGTGTCCGGTGCCCTGGTCATGTGGATGGCCGCAGGGTTCACGATGCTCGAGGCGGGCCTGGTCCGCTCCAAGAGCACCGTGGAGATTCTTACCAAGAACATCGCGCTGTATTCCATCGCCTGCATCATGTACATGATCATCGGCTACAACATCATGTACGGTGGCGGCATCAACGCCCTGATTCCCAGCTTCTGGCCCGTGCTCAGCACCATGGACAACACGGCTGAAGAGGTCATCGCCAGCGGTGGGGATATCTACTACTCCAACATGGCCGACTTCTTCTTCCAGGTGGTCTTCGTGGCCACGGCCATGTCCATCGTCTCCGGTGCCGTAGCCGAGCGCATGAAGCTGTGGGCCTTCCTGGCCTTCTGCGTGGTCCTCACCGGCTTCATCTATCCCATCCAGGGTTTCTGGAGCTGGGGTGAAGGCTTCCTGGATCAGCTGGGCTACCTGGACTACGCCGGTTCCGGCATCGTCCACATGACCGGTGCCGTGGCTGCCCTGGCCGGCGTGCTGCTGCTCGGCGCTCGTAAGGGCAAGTACGGTCCCAAGGGTCAGGTCAACGCCCTGCCGGGTGCCAACATGCCGCTGGCCACCCTGGGCATCTTCATCCTCTGGATGGGCTGGTTTGGCTTCAACGGTGGTTCCGAGCTCAAGGTGTCGGATGTTGAGTCCGCCAACGCCGTGGCCCGTGTCTTCACCAACACCAACCTCTCTGCCGCCGGTGGTGTGGTGGCCGCGCTCATCGCCTCCCGTCTGCTGTTCGGCAAGACCGACCTCACCATGGGTCTCAACGGCGCCCTGGCAGGCCTGGTGGCCATCACCGCGGAACCGCTCATGCCCCATCCGGCACTGGCGGTGCTGATCGGCTTCATCGGTGGTGTGCTGGTGGTCTTCTCCATCGTCCTGCTGGACAAGGTGCGGATCGACGACCCGGCAGGCGCCATCTCCGCCCATGGTACGGCTGGCATCTGGGGTGTGTTCGCGGTGCTGCTCTCCAACCCGGACGCCACCTTCGTGGCCCAGTTGGTGGGTGTGCTCTCCATCTTCGCCTTCGTCTTCACCGCCAGCCTGCTGTTCTGGCTGATCCTCAAGTACACCATCGGTATTCGGGTGAGCGAAGAGGATGAAATGCGGGGCGTGGACATCGCCGAATGCGGCCTCGAGGCCTACCCGGAGTTCACTGCCGGTCGTAAGTAA
- the lspA gene encoding signal peptidase II, with translation MLKWLWLSFGVIVLDQITKRIAEYQLVQFAPMEILPFLNLALVYNQGAAFSFLSDAGGWQRWFLTALALLVSAVIIWWLHRLQRGETGTAISLALILGGAIGNVIDRVLHGHVIDFIDVHYAGYHWPTFNIADSAITVGAVILIATSFLPASRQRQGS, from the coding sequence ATGCTCAAATGGCTATGGCTCTCCTTCGGCGTGATCGTGCTGGACCAGATCACCAAGCGTATCGCCGAATATCAACTCGTGCAGTTCGCCCCCATGGAGATCCTGCCCTTCCTGAACCTGGCCCTGGTCTACAACCAGGGCGCCGCCTTCAGCTTCCTCAGTGACGCCGGGGGCTGGCAGCGCTGGTTCCTCACGGCCCTGGCACTGCTGGTCAGTGCCGTCATCATCTGGTGGCTGCATCGACTCCAGCGGGGCGAGACAGGCACCGCCATCAGCCTGGCGCTGATCCTGGGCGGTGCCATCGGCAATGTCATCGATCGGGTCCTGCACGGGCACGTGATCGACTTCATCGACGTTCACTACGCCGGCTACCACTGGCCCACCTTCAACATCGCCGACAGCGCCATTACCGTGGGCGCCGTGATCCTCATCGCCACCAGCTTTCTACCCGCCTCCCGTCAGAGGCAGGGCTCGTGA
- a CDS encoding accessory factor UbiK family protein: MIDNKSLDEMVRKLSGMMPESVQHVQADIEKNLKAGLSGAFHRMDLVTREEFEVQAAMLERTRERLSAMEVRVKALEKEFLAPRAQGDENPAGDL, from the coding sequence ATGATCGACAACAAGAGCCTGGATGAAATGGTCCGCAAATTGAGCGGGATGATGCCCGAGTCCGTGCAGCATGTTCAGGCGGACATTGAGAAGAACCTCAAGGCCGGCCTGTCCGGTGCCTTCCATCGCATGGATCTGGTCACCCGTGAGGAGTTCGAGGTACAAGCCGCCATGCTGGAGCGCACCCGCGAACGCCTCTCAGCCATGGAGGTACGGGTGAAGGCGCTGGAGAAGGAGTTTTTGGCACCCCGGGCACAGGGGGATGAGAACCCGGCGGGGGATTTGTAA
- the ispH gene encoding 4-hydroxy-3-methylbut-2-enyl diphosphate reductase produces MHILLANPRGFCAGVDRAIEIVERALDLFGQPIYVRHEVVHNRYVVNELRGKGAVFVEELDQVPDGATVIFSAHGVPRSVRDEADKRGLRVFDATCPLVTKVHMEVARHAARGEEVILIGHAGHPEVDGTLGQYDRSKGGEIYLVENIQQARELQVKDPGRLAYVTQTTLSMDDTQGIFQVLRERFPNIQGQRRDDICYATQNRQDAIKSLAGQCDLILVVGSPNSSNSNRLREIAEKLGIQAYLIDGAEDIDARWLEGRQRIGITAGASAPELLVQQVVDHLKPLGVETCVEHEGRSEKVTFSLPKELRPT; encoded by the coding sequence ATGCATATCCTCCTCGCCAACCCCCGTGGATTCTGCGCCGGTGTCGACCGGGCCATCGAGATCGTGGAACGGGCCCTGGACCTGTTCGGCCAGCCCATCTATGTGCGCCACGAGGTGGTGCATAACCGCTACGTGGTCAACGAACTCAGGGGGAAGGGGGCCGTCTTCGTGGAGGAACTGGATCAGGTGCCCGATGGCGCCACGGTGATCTTCAGTGCCCACGGCGTGCCCCGAAGCGTGCGGGACGAAGCCGACAAGCGCGGCCTGCGGGTCTTTGACGCCACCTGCCCGCTGGTCACCAAGGTACACATGGAGGTGGCCCGCCATGCGGCCCGGGGTGAAGAAGTCATCCTCATCGGCCACGCCGGGCACCCGGAAGTGGATGGCACCCTGGGGCAGTATGATCGCAGCAAAGGGGGCGAGATCTATCTGGTGGAGAACATCCAGCAGGCCCGGGAACTGCAAGTGAAGGACCCGGGCCGCCTGGCCTACGTGACCCAGACCACCCTCTCCATGGACGACACCCAGGGCATCTTCCAGGTTTTGCGGGAGCGTTTCCCCAACATCCAGGGGCAGCGCCGTGACGACATCTGCTACGCCACCCAGAACCGCCAGGATGCCATCAAGTCCCTGGCTGGGCAGTGCGACCTGATCCTGGTGGTGGGTTCGCCCAACAGTTCCAACTCCAATCGCCTGCGGGAAATTGCCGAAAAGCTGGGAATACAGGCCTACCTCATCGACGGCGCCGAGGACATCGACGCCCGCTGGCTGGAAGGCCGTCAGCGCATCGGCATCACCGCCGGCGCCTCCGCCCCGGAACTCCTGGTGCAACAGGTGGTGGATCACCTCAAGCCCCTGGGCGTGGAAACCTGCGTGGAACACGAAGGCCGCAGCGAGAAGGTGACCTTCTCCCTACCAAAAGAGCTGAGACCCACTTAA
- the ileS gene encoding isoleucine--tRNA ligase: MTDYKDTLNLPKTDFPMRGNLAKREPDMLATWEQEGLYQQIRQASAGRPRFVLADGPPYANGDIHIGHAVNKILKDVIVKSRTLAGYDAPYVPGWDCHGLPIELQVERSQGKAGKGADARAFREACRHYAQDQVNRQREDFKRLGVLGDWENPYLTMDYAVEADIMRALGRIIDRGHVIQGNKPVHWCVDCGSALAEAEVEYEDKTSPAIDVRFRALEDEDLLRRMHVDGDAGSGPISVVIWTTTPWTLPANQAVALNGELEYALVAVNDERLLVATELVDNLMQRYDLEGHHIIGRAQGAALEGLLLQHPFYDRHVPVILGEHVNLEAGTGAVHTAPGHGQDDYIVGRRYDLPVENPVGGDGRFLPSTELFAGLNVTEANGRILEVLKEREALVHVEKLRHSYPHCWRHKTPIIFRATSQWFISMDKAELRDGALKAIEQVQWVPDWGRARIEGMVGNRPDWCISRQRNWGVPIPLFIHKETGALHPDTQALIEAVAQKVEQEGIEAWFSLDPKELLGEDAERFEKLSDTLDVWFDSGVTHTTVTERRPGLGLPADLYLEGSDQHRGWFQSSLLTSVAMRGAAPYKAVLTHGFTVDAQGQKMSKSKGNVVAPQKVMDTLGADILRLWVAATDFSGEMAVSDEILKRTADAYRRMRNTARFLLANLNGFDPATDLLPAERMLPLDRWAVDQALQVQQHVIRAYEQYQFHQIYQRVHNFCSVEMGSFYLDVIKDRQYTTQADSRARRSAQTAMYHIIEAMTRWLTPILSFTGEEIWQQIPGERNASVLLNTWYDGLFPLQDDAPLGVEDWRRVLEVRQCVSRELEKLRNEGGIGASLDAEVDLYCDAGLQEILSRLGDELRFVLITSYARVHALGQAPATAVASALPDGTALAIRALRCEHAKCPRCWHHREDVGSSAEHPELCGRCVENVAGEGEQRAFA, from the coding sequence TTGACCGACTATAAAGACACCCTGAACCTGCCCAAGACCGACTTCCCCATGCGCGGCAACCTGGCCAAGCGCGAGCCGGACATGCTGGCCACCTGGGAACAAGAGGGGCTGTACCAGCAGATCCGCCAGGCCAGCGCCGGTCGGCCCCGCTTCGTACTGGCCGACGGTCCGCCCTATGCCAATGGGGACATTCACATCGGTCATGCGGTGAACAAGATCCTCAAGGATGTCATCGTCAAGAGCCGCACCCTGGCGGGCTACGACGCCCCCTACGTGCCCGGCTGGGATTGCCACGGCCTGCCCATCGAACTGCAGGTGGAGCGCAGCCAGGGCAAGGCCGGCAAGGGGGCGGACGCCCGTGCCTTCCGCGAGGCCTGTCGCCACTACGCCCAGGATCAGGTGAACCGCCAGCGCGAGGACTTCAAGCGCCTGGGCGTACTGGGTGACTGGGAAAACCCCTACCTCACCATGGACTACGCCGTGGAGGCGGACATCATGCGCGCCCTGGGCCGCATCATCGACCGTGGCCACGTGATCCAGGGCAACAAGCCGGTGCACTGGTGCGTGGACTGCGGTTCCGCCCTGGCCGAGGCTGAGGTGGAATACGAGGACAAGACCTCCCCGGCCATCGACGTGCGCTTCCGTGCCCTGGAAGACGAGGATCTGCTCAGACGCATGCATGTGGATGGTGATGCCGGCAGCGGCCCCATCAGCGTGGTTATCTGGACCACCACCCCCTGGACCCTGCCCGCCAACCAGGCCGTGGCCCTGAACGGGGAACTGGAGTACGCCCTGGTGGCCGTGAATGACGAGCGCCTGCTGGTGGCCACCGAACTGGTGGACAACCTCATGCAGCGCTACGATCTGGAAGGGCACCACATCATCGGTCGTGCCCAGGGCGCAGCCCTGGAAGGCCTGCTGCTGCAGCACCCCTTCTACGACCGCCACGTGCCTGTGATCCTGGGTGAGCACGTGAACCTGGAGGCCGGTACCGGCGCTGTGCATACCGCCCCGGGCCATGGTCAGGACGACTATATCGTCGGCCGCCGTTACGACCTGCCCGTGGAAAACCCGGTGGGGGGCGATGGCCGCTTCCTGCCCTCCACCGAGCTGTTCGCCGGGCTGAACGTGACCGAGGCCAACGGCCGCATCCTGGAAGTGCTCAAGGAACGCGAGGCGCTGGTGCATGTGGAGAAACTGCGCCACAGCTATCCCCATTGCTGGCGCCACAAGACCCCCATCATCTTCCGGGCCACCTCCCAGTGGTTCATCAGCATGGACAAGGCGGAACTGCGCGACGGCGCACTCAAGGCCATCGAGCAGGTGCAATGGGTGCCCGACTGGGGCCGCGCCCGCATCGAGGGCATGGTGGGCAACCGCCCGGACTGGTGCATCTCCCGACAGCGCAACTGGGGCGTGCCCATCCCCCTGTTCATCCACAAGGAAACCGGCGCCCTGCACCCGGACACCCAGGCCCTGATCGAGGCCGTGGCCCAAAAGGTGGAGCAGGAAGGCATCGAGGCCTGGTTCTCGCTGGACCCGAAGGAACTGCTGGGAGAAGACGCCGAACGCTTCGAAAAGCTGAGCGACACCCTGGACGTGTGGTTCGATTCAGGCGTGACCCACACCACGGTGACCGAGCGTCGCCCGGGCCTGGGCCTGCCGGCGGACCTGTATCTGGAGGGCTCCGACCAGCACCGGGGCTGGTTCCAGTCGTCCCTGCTCACCTCCGTGGCCATGCGCGGTGCCGCACCCTACAAGGCGGTGCTCACCCACGGCTTCACCGTGGACGCCCAGGGCCAGAAGATGTCCAAGTCCAAGGGCAATGTGGTGGCCCCCCAGAAGGTGATGGACACCCTGGGGGCCGACATCCTGCGCCTGTGGGTGGCAGCCACCGACTTCAGTGGCGAGATGGCCGTATCCGACGAGATCCTCAAGCGCACCGCCGATGCCTATCGGCGCATGCGCAATACCGCCCGGTTCCTGCTGGCCAACCTCAACGGTTTCGATCCGGCCACCGACCTGCTGCCTGCCGAACGCATGCTGCCCCTGGACCGCTGGGCCGTGGACCAGGCCCTGCAGGTGCAGCAGCATGTCATCCGCGCCTACGAGCAATACCAGTTCCACCAGATCTACCAGCGGGTGCATAATTTCTGCTCGGTGGAGATGGGCAGTTTCTACCTGGACGTGATCAAGGACCGTCAGTACACCACCCAGGCGGACAGCCGCGCGCGCCGCTCGGCGCAGACGGCCATGTACCACATCATCGAGGCCATGACCCGCTGGCTGACGCCCATCCTCTCCTTCACCGGCGAGGAGATCTGGCAGCAGATCCCCGGCGAGCGCAACGCCTCGGTGCTGCTCAACACCTGGTATGACGGTCTCTTCCCCCTGCAGGACGATGCGCCCCTGGGTGTGGAGGACTGGCGCCGGGTGCTGGAGGTGCGCCAGTGCGTGAGCCGTGAACTGGAAAAACTGCGCAACGAAGGCGGCATTGGAGCCTCCCTGGATGCCGAGGTGGATCTCTACTGCGATGCCGGCCTGCAGGAGATCCTCAGTCGCCTGGGGGATGAACTGCGGTTCGTGCTGATCACCTCCTACGCCCGGGTACATGCCCTGGGTCAGGCACCGGCCACGGCCGTGGCTTCCGCCCTGCCCGACGGCACCGCCCTGGCCATCCGCGCCCTGCGCTGCGAGCATGCCAAGTGTCCCCGCTGCTGGCATCATCGGGAGGATGTGGGCAGCAGCGCCGAACACCCGGAGTTGTGTGGACGCTGCGTGGAGAACGTGGCGGGCGAGGGGGAGCAACGGGCGTTTGCCTGA
- a CDS encoding ABC-F family ATPase → MISTANITMQFGAKPLFENVSVKFGGGNRYGLIGANGSGKSTFMKILGGDLEPSGGQVMLEPNVRLGKLRQDQFAYESYSVLDTVIMGHEALWKTRAERDRIYSLAEMSEEDGMKVAELETEFAEMDGYTAEARAGELLLGLGIPLAQHNGPMSEIAPGWKLRVLLAQALFSDPEVLLLDEPTNHLDINTIRWLEGVLTSRNSTMVIISHDRHFLNSVCTHMADLDFGELRLFPGNYDEYMTAATQARERLLSDNAKKKAQIAELQTFVSRFSANASKSKQATSRARQIEKIQLDEVKPSSRVSPFIRFDQYKKLHRQAVILDKVSQGFDGEPLFKNLSLHIEAGERVAIIGPNGIGKTTLLRTLVNELPPMTGTVKWAESADLGYFAQEHADDFKNDETLIDWMAQWTTGGDQLVRGTLGRMLFSNDDILKSVKVISGGEQGRMLFGKLILQKPNVMIMDEPTNHLDMESIEALNLALENYPGTLIFVSHDREFVSSLATRIIELNENGVTDFNGTYDDYLRELDVAV, encoded by the coding sequence TTGATATCCACCGCCAATATCACCATGCAGTTCGGGGCCAAGCCTCTCTTCGAGAACGTATCAGTCAAGTTTGGCGGGGGTAACCGTTACGGCCTGATCGGTGCCAACGGCTCGGGCAAGTCCACCTTCATGAAAATCCTGGGGGGCGATCTCGAGCCTTCCGGCGGCCAGGTGATGCTCGAGCCCAATGTGCGCCTGGGCAAGCTGCGTCAGGACCAGTTCGCCTATGAGAGCTACAGCGTGCTGGACACCGTGATCATGGGTCACGAGGCGCTGTGGAAGACGCGTGCCGAGCGCGACCGCATCTATTCCCTGGCGGAAATGAGCGAAGAAGACGGCATGAAGGTGGCCGAACTGGAAACCGAATTTGCCGAGATGGACGGATACACCGCCGAAGCCCGTGCTGGCGAGCTGCTGCTCGGCCTGGGTATTCCGCTGGCGCAACACAACGGGCCCATGAGCGAGATCGCGCCCGGCTGGAAGCTACGCGTCCTGCTGGCCCAGGCGCTGTTTTCCGATCCGGAAGTGCTGCTGCTGGACGAGCCCACCAACCACCTGGATATCAACACCATCCGCTGGCTGGAAGGCGTTTTGACCTCGCGCAACAGCACCATGGTCATCATTTCCCACGATCGCCACTTTCTCAACAGCGTCTGTACGCACATGGCGGATCTGGACTTTGGCGAACTGCGCCTGTTCCCCGGCAACTACGATGAATACATGACGGCCGCCACTCAGGCCCGCGAGCGCTTGCTGTCCGACAACGCGAAGAAGAAGGCCCAGATTGCCGAGCTGCAGACCTTCGTCAGCCGCTTCTCGGCCAACGCCTCCAAATCCAAGCAGGCCACCAGCCGCGCCCGGCAGATCGAGAAGATCCAGCTGGATGAGGTCAAGCCTTCGAGTCGGGTCAGCCCGTTCATCCGTTTCGATCAGTACAAGAAGTTGCACCGCCAGGCCGTGATCCTCGACAAGGTCAGCCAGGGGTTCGATGGCGAGCCGTTGTTCAAGAACCTGAGTCTGCACATCGAGGCCGGTGAGCGCGTTGCGATCATTGGGCCCAACGGCATCGGCAAGACGACGCTGCTACGCACCCTGGTGAATGAACTGCCACCGATGACGGGCACGGTCAAATGGGCCGAAAGCGCTGATCTGGGCTATTTTGCCCAGGAACACGCCGACGACTTCAAGAACGACGAGACCCTGATCGACTGGATGGCGCAGTGGACCACCGGCGGCGACCAATTGGTGCGCGGTACCCTGGGTCGCATGCTGTTTTCCAACGATGACATCCTCAAATCGGTGAAGGTGATTTCCGGTGGTGAGCAGGGCCGCATGCTGTTCGGCAAGCTGATCCTGCAAAAACCCAATGTGATGATCATGGACGAACCCACCAACCACCTGGACATGGAATCGATTGAGGCACTGAACCTGGCCCTGGAGAACTACCCCGGCACGCTGATCTTCGTCAGCCATGACCGCGAGTTCGTCTCCAGTCTGGCAACACGCATCATCGAGCTGAACGAAAACGGCGTGACCGATTTCAACGGCACCTACGACGACTATCTGCGTGAGCTGGACGTGGCAGTGTGA
- a CDS encoding CBS domain-containing protein — MAARYALIPSHTLSEHVTVHRFGQGLPSRVTMEDPAGDVMTDFRRVEAVTAPPEMPMDAALQKMIHAGVRLLIVVDPEDGVRGVVTARDIMGEKPVKAVSDERISHNALLVQHVMTPRGELSVMDHYDVVTARVGDVVVTLRDAGRQHALVVEYDERRRELLRGLFSLTQIGRQLGVEITSEGPVQSFAQIEKLLNR; from the coding sequence ATGGCTGCACGCTATGCACTGATTCCGTCCCACACGCTGTCTGAACATGTCACCGTCCATCGGTTTGGCCAGGGTCTGCCCTCGCGGGTGACCATGGAGGATCCGGCCGGGGACGTGATGACCGATTTCCGCCGTGTGGAAGCCGTGACCGCGCCACCGGAGATGCCCATGGACGCGGCCCTGCAGAAGATGATTCATGCCGGGGTGCGGTTGTTGATTGTGGTGGACCCCGAGGACGGTGTGCGGGGTGTGGTCACCGCCCGGGACATCATGGGGGAAAAGCCGGTCAAGGCCGTCTCGGACGAGCGCATCTCCCACAACGCCCTGCTGGTGCAGCATGTGATGACGCCCCGGGGCGAGTTGAGCGTGATGGACCATTACGATGTGGTCACGGCCCGGGTGGGGGATGTGGTGGTCACCCTGCGCGATGCGGGGCGTCAGCACGCCCTGGTGGTGGAGTATGACGAGCGGCGCCGCGAGTTGTTGCGAGGGTTGTTCTCACTGACGCAGATCGGCCGGCAGTTGGGGGTGGAGATCACCTCGGAGGGGCCGGTGCAAAGTTTTGCGCAGATCGAGAAGTTGTTGAATCGGTAG
- a CDS encoding peptidylprolyl isomerase, giving the protein MIAPGSRVRMHYTITLENGQVADSTREDDGEPVEFTVGEGELHGALEGLVTALSEGASSTTTLPPEQAFGFATAQAVQTMERSDFPEDMPLEPGLLVGFDTPKGEQIPGLIREMEGDRVIVDFNHPLAGHTITVEIEVLSVETPN; this is encoded by the coding sequence GTGATCGCCCCCGGCAGCCGGGTGCGGATGCACTACACCATCACCCTGGAAAACGGCCAGGTAGCCGACAGCACACGGGAAGATGACGGCGAGCCGGTGGAATTCACCGTCGGCGAGGGAGAGTTGCACGGCGCCCTGGAAGGACTGGTCACGGCGCTTTCGGAAGGGGCGTCGAGCACCACCACCCTCCCCCCGGAGCAGGCCTTCGGCTTCGCCACCGCCCAGGCGGTTCAGACCATGGAACGCAGCGACTTCCCCGAGGACATGCCCCTGGAACCCGGCCTGCTGGTGGGCTTCGACACCCCCAAGGGCGAGCAGATCCCGGGGCTCATCCGGGAGATGGAGGGGGACCGTGTCATTGTGGATTTCAACCACCCGCTGGCGGGACACACCATCACGGTGGAGATTGAGGTGCTGTCGGTGGAAACGCCGAACTGA